The Thermodesulfobacteriota bacterium genome includes a window with the following:
- a CDS encoding deoxyhypusine synthase family protein: protein MEISPGMTVGDLLGKMSGMSIQARNLGNCARVLSRMFEDPDRPTIFLGLAGPLIAAGLRNVIRELIVGGYIDVVVSTGAILYQDIYQARGYKHYKGTPAADDRMLRDLYIDRIYDTYVDEEAFWKTDMWCGKIADELPPGNYSSRQYIDFIGSHLDDERSIVYQCHRMGIPIFAPAINDSSIGIGLTEHRHRCKVESRPGVAIDSIQDNYELTQIVVRSKKTAAIYVAGGVPKNYINDSIVMSYIFSLERGHSYAIQVTTAVSHDGGLSGSTLGEAQSWGKIKKDADFAMAWVEPSVSLPLLAAYALEKHPAPARPRLVFNWEGDILKGLNPEKVARKIKQGKLKAES, encoded by the coding sequence GTGGAGATATCACCGGGTATGACCGTGGGTGACCTGCTGGGAAAAATGAGCGGGATGTCCATACAGGCACGAAATCTGGGCAATTGCGCGAGAGTTCTGTCCAGGATGTTTGAAGATCCTGACCGGCCTACGATTTTTCTGGGGCTGGCCGGCCCCCTGATCGCCGCCGGATTAAGGAATGTCATACGTGAGTTAATTGTAGGAGGTTATATAGACGTAGTGGTGTCAACAGGGGCCATCCTCTATCAGGATATATACCAGGCCAGAGGATATAAGCATTATAAGGGAACTCCGGCGGCAGATGACCGGATGCTCAGAGACCTTTACATAGACCGCATCTATGATACTTACGTAGATGAGGAGGCCTTCTGGAAAACCGATATGTGGTGCGGCAAGATCGCCGATGAACTGCCACCCGGCAATTATTCCAGCCGGCAGTACATAGATTTTATCGGCTCTCATCTGGATGACGAACGCTCTATAGTTTACCAATGCCACCGCATGGGCATACCTATTTTTGCCCCGGCTATAAATGATTCTTCCATAGGCATCGGCCTTACTGAACACCGGCACAGATGTAAGGTGGAGTCAAGGCCGGGAGTTGCCATTGATTCTATTCAGGACAATTATGAGCTTACGCAGATTGTGGTCAGGTCAAAGAAGACGGCGGCCATCTACGTGGCCGGTGGCGTACCGAAAAACTACATCAACGACTCCATAGTCATGAGTTATATATTCAGTCTGGAACGCGGACACTCCTATGCCATACAGGTCACCACAGCGGTTTCACATGACGGCGGTCTTTCCGGTTCAACCCTGGGTGAAGCCCAGTCCTGGGGAAAGATAAAGAAAGATGCAGACTTTGCCATGGCCTGGGTAGAACCCAGTGTCTCCTTGCCGCTGCTGGCCGCTTATGCACTGGAAAAACATCCTGCGCCGGCCAGGCCAAGGCTGGTATTTAATTGGGAAGGGGACATCCTTAAAGGATTAAATCCGGAAAAGGTTGCCCGGAAGATCAAGCAAGGCAAGCTCAAAGCTGAAAGCTGA
- a CDS encoding YkgJ family cysteine cluster protein: MTELNKVVTGEAGELEDPRPLMPGERFRFACRKGLRCFTHCCRDLNLFLSPYDILRLKNRLGISSGEFLRKYASTNIGIVSGFPVMTLRMNKDQERTCPFVTPDGCTVYADRPAACRTYPLGRLVEKNRDTNRKKENYFIFQEDHCLGFEEPNEWSIEEWLDDQEIKIYNEMNDLFMELIVSRDRAGIKNLTDEKMRNFALACYNLDKFKDMVFTPGFLEEFDLSVDYVTRLRSDELELMKFGIRWAQFMVFGERTLTLK, from the coding sequence ATGACAGAACTGAACAAAGTTGTAACTGGAGAAGCAGGCGAGTTAGAAGATCCCAGGCCGCTCATGCCGGGCGAGAGGTTTCGCTTTGCCTGCCGCAAGGGATTAAGATGTTTTACCCATTGTTGCCGTGACCTTAATCTCTTTCTCTCGCCTTATGATATACTGCGCCTGAAAAACAGACTGGGCATTTCATCCGGCGAGTTTCTGCGGAAATATGCCTCTACCAATATCGGTATTGTCTCGGGATTCCCGGTGATGACTCTTCGTATGAACAAGGACCAGGAGCGGACCTGCCCTTTTGTTACGCCGGACGGGTGCACGGTCTATGCGGACCGGCCTGCTGCCTGCCGCACTTATCCTCTCGGTCGCCTGGTAGAAAAAAACAGAGATACCAACCGGAAAAAAGAGAACTATTTTATCTTCCAGGAAGACCATTGCCTGGGGTTTGAAGAGCCGAATGAATGGTCTATAGAAGAGTGGCTGGATGATCAAGAGATAAAAATTTATAACGAGATGAATGATCTTTTTATGGAACTTATTGTGAGCAGGGATCGTGCCGGGATTAAAAATCTGACCGATGAGAAGATGCGAAATTTTGCCCTGGCCTGCTACAATCTGGATAAATTCAAGGACATGGTTTTTACACCAGGGTTCCTGGAAGAATTTGACCTTTCGGTCGATTATGTTACCCGGCTTCGTTCAGATGAACTGGAACTGATGAAGTTCGGCATCAGGTGGGCCCAGTTTATGGTTTTTGGCGAGAGGACGCTGACACTTAAATAA
- a CDS encoding TIGR00730 family Rossman fold protein codes for MELRFHEPNLEIDDRIESLMDLAGVDANRDIIRELIIASLKGGQDTRDRGDLKMMNNTLKEMRYTAKVFGPYRNRLKVTVFGSARTLPGTPLYDMALRFARGLVENGFMVITGGGPGIMEAANKGAGHENSFGVTIKLPFEQVTNEIIASNPRMIQYKYFFNRKVAFIKETHAVALFPGGFGTMDEAMEAMTLVQTGKQNPIPIVFLETRGNGYWGKWMEFLQDCLVKGEYISPEDVNLLTILNDEKEAVKIITAFYRRYHSIRYVGDMVVLRLKTRLGKYAIQALNEEFPEDLLPGGKIEAREALPEEQDEPELLELPRLTFPFNKKSFASLKAIIERVNSF; via the coding sequence ATGGAACTCCGTTTTCATGAACCGAACCTCGAAATTGATGACCGGATAGAGTCCTTGATGGACTTGGCAGGCGTTGATGCCAATCGCGATATTATACGCGAATTAATTATTGCCAGCCTGAAGGGTGGTCAGGACACCAGGGATCGCGGTGACCTGAAGATGATGAATAACACCCTCAAGGAGATGCGTTATACTGCAAAGGTCTTTGGGCCTTATCGGAACCGGCTCAAAGTAACGGTATTTGGTTCAGCCAGAACCCTTCCCGGCACACCGCTTTATGATATGGCCCTTCGCTTTGCCCGCGGGTTGGTCGAGAACGGTTTTATGGTGATTACCGGCGGCGGTCCTGGTATCATGGAAGCAGCCAACAAGGGGGCCGGTCATGAGAATTCCTTTGGTGTTACTATCAAACTCCCTTTTGAACAGGTGACTAATGAGATAATAGCCTCTAATCCGCGCATGATCCAGTACAAATACTTTTTTAACCGCAAGGTGGCCTTTATTAAGGAAACCCACGCTGTGGCGCTGTTCCCCGGTGGGTTTGGAACCATGGACGAGGCTATGGAGGCCATGACCCTCGTCCAGACCGGAAAACAGAACCCCATCCCTATCGTGTTTCTCGAAACCAGGGGAAATGGATATTGGGGAAAATGGATGGAATTTCTGCAAGACTGCCTGGTTAAGGGCGAATATATCTCACCGGAAGACGTAAACCTACTCACCATCCTCAACGATGAAAAAGAGGCGGTAAAAATTATCACAGCGTTTTATCGCCGTTATCACTCCATACGCTACGTAGGAGATATGGTAGTCTTACGCCTTAAGACCCGCCTGGGAAAATATGCTATACAGGCATTAAACGAGGAATTCCCGGAGGATCTCCTGCCCGGTGGAAAAATTGAGGCCCGGGAGGCATTACCGGAGGAACAAGACGAACCTGAATTGTTAGAACTGCCGCGTTTAACGTTCCCCTTTAATAAGAAATCTTTCGCCAGCCTTAAGGCTATAATTGAGCGGGTAAATAGTTTCTGA
- a CDS encoding bifunctional nuclease family protein gives MEGLEDMIAVHDVQLVEQQDGYQIILKEKTDSKYYFTMLIGPAEFAAIAKEKGTYRPPRPLTHDLYLGILKNLGIRFLRVEIYEQQDNAYIANVFYEKGGNEVGVDSRPSDALALALNQQIPILVRRNLLKTEVSKEEREFYRDIIKVVKFKETE, from the coding sequence TTGGAAGGGCTGGAAGATATGATAGCCGTGCATGATGTCCAACTGGTAGAGCAACAGGATGGATATCAGATTATCTTAAAAGAGAAGACGGACAGTAAATATTACTTTACGATGCTCATCGGTCCGGCTGAATTCGCTGCCATTGCCAAGGAAAAAGGCACTTACAGGCCTCCCCGGCCCCTAACGCATGATCTTTATTTAGGGATATTGAAAAATCTGGGCATTAGATTCTTGCGTGTGGAGATATATGAGCAGCAAGATAATGCGTATATTGCCAATGTCTTCTACGAAAAAGGCGGGAACGAGGTTGGGGTTGATTCAAGGCCCAGTGATGCCCTGGCCCTGGCCTTGAATCAGCAAATTCCTATACTGGTCAGGCGGAACCTACTTAAGACCGAGGTATCCAAGGAAGAAAGGGAATTTTACAGGGATATAATCAAGGTAGTAAAATTTAAAGAAACAGAATAA
- a CDS encoding sulfurtransferase TusA family protein, giving the protein MTDFVDARGLSCPQPVILTRQKMQSLGRGAFEVKVDTDTARENITRLAQKEGWEVESKEAGREYVLVLTKG; this is encoded by the coding sequence ATGACGGATTTTGTAGATGCCCGTGGACTTTCCTGCCCTCAGCCGGTCATTCTGACCCGGCAGAAGATGCAGTCATTGGGACGGGGCGCCTTTGAAGTGAAGGTGGACACGGATACTGCCAGGGAGAACATCACCCGGTTGGCCCAAAAAGAGGGATGGGAGGTAGAGAGCAAAGAAGCAGGCCGTGAATATGTACTGGTGTTGACAAAAGGGTAA
- the yedE gene encoding YedE family putative selenium transporter: MDKIKSFFGTRAGIVATGAIIGILAALLQKMGNPGNMGICVACFERDIAGALGLHRAAVVQYIRPEIIGFVFGALIAAYAFKEFRPRAGSAPIVRFFLGFFAMTGALVFLGCPWRALLRLSAGDGNAIAGLIGLTAGIAIGVAFLKNGYNLGRAQKSYVAMGWILPLAMGALLIFLLLAPQMGDNGQTGPIFFSAKGPGSMHAPIAASLLIGLFIGFMAQRTRFCTMGAVRDIILMRDFHLASGVLALVAGAFITNLILGQFHAGFENQPIAHTNQLWNFGGMVLAGLAFALAGGCPGRQLFLAGEGDGDAGVLVLGMIIGAGFAHNFSLASSPKGVGLYGPLAVLIGLAFCFFVGLTMREKI, translated from the coding sequence ATGGATAAGATTAAATCTTTTTTCGGGACGCGTGCTGGAATCGTAGCTACGGGGGCTATTATCGGGATACTGGCCGCCCTACTTCAGAAGATGGGTAACCCGGGTAATATGGGTATATGCGTGGCCTGCTTTGAAAGGGATATTGCCGGCGCCCTGGGTCTGCACCGCGCGGCCGTTGTTCAGTATATCCGGCCGGAGATAATCGGGTTTGTCTTCGGCGCGTTGATAGCCGCTTACGCCTTTAAAGAGTTCAGGCCTCGTGCGGGATCTGCCCCCATTGTCCGTTTTTTCCTTGGTTTTTTTGCCATGACCGGGGCGCTGGTCTTTCTCGGATGTCCATGGCGGGCCTTGCTTAGACTATCGGCCGGCGATGGGAATGCTATTGCCGGTTTAATCGGCCTTACAGCAGGCATAGCTATTGGTGTGGCCTTCCTGAAAAATGGTTACAATCTGGGCCGGGCACAGAAGAGCTATGTTGCTATGGGGTGGATACTGCCGTTAGCCATGGGCGCACTTCTTATCTTTCTTTTACTGGCGCCGCAGATGGGTGATAATGGCCAAACCGGGCCGATTTTTTTCAGCGCCAAAGGGCCGGGGTCTATGCATGCGCCTATAGCCGCATCACTCCTGATCGGCCTGTTTATCGGGTTTATGGCGCAACGGACCCGGTTCTGCACCATGGGGGCGGTCAGGGATATAATTTTAATGCGGGATTTTCACCTGGCGAGCGGCGTATTGGCGCTGGTTGCCGGCGCATTTATTACCAACCTGATCCTCGGTCAGTTCCATGCTGGTTTTGAAAATCAGCCGATCGCCCATACCAACCAGTTGTGGAATTTTGGCGGCATGGTCCTGGCCGGACTGGCCTTTGCCTTGGCCGGCGGATGTCCGGGGCGACAATTATTCCTGGCCGGAGAAGGCGATGGCGATGCCGGTGTATTGGTACTGGGTATGATTATCGGTGCGGGTTTTGCCCATAACTTTTCCCTGGCCAGTTCTCCCAAAGGGGTTGGCCTGTATGGGCCTCTGGCCGTCCTCATAGGGCTTGCCTTCTGTTTCTTCGTCGGCCTTACCATGCGCGAAAAGATATAA
- a CDS encoding transposase — MPNYRRAREGHAYFFTVVTYRRQPILCLPKSRDLLREILSKVCGSHPFIIEAWVLLPDHMHCIWRLPQGDMNYSLRWGLIKAEFTKGSKVWLDRPKGTTSREKHREATVWQRRFWEHMIRDDRDFSAHCDYIHYNPVKHGIVDAPRDWPYSTFHRYVEKEIYSPDWGATPVEIPIDVGGE; from the coding sequence ATGCCAAATTATCGACGAGCACGGGAGGGGCATGCGTATTTCTTCACGGTTGTTACATATCGACGGCAACCGATTCTATGTCTCCCGAAATCGAGAGACCTGTTACGTGAAATCCTTTCTAAGGTGTGCGGCTCGCATCCTTTTATTATCGAAGCGTGGGTTTTGCTGCCGGATCATATGCACTGTATTTGGCGGCTGCCCCAGGGGGATATGAACTATTCACTGCGGTGGGGATTAATCAAGGCGGAATTTACGAAAGGATCCAAGGTGTGGCTTGACCGGCCGAAGGGGACTACCTCACGGGAAAAGCACAGAGAGGCCACGGTGTGGCAACGAAGATTTTGGGAACACATGATTAGAGACGACCGGGACTTTTCGGCCCATTGTGATTACATCCATTACAATCCGGTAAAGCATGGGATTGTGGACGCACCGAGGGACTGGCCGTATTCGACTTTTCATCGCTATGTTGAGAAAGAAATCTACTCGCCGGATTGGGGTGCGACACCGGTGGAGATTCCAATCGACGTCGGTGGAGAATGA
- a CDS encoding BrnT family toxin: MGLLFEWDPKKARLNVKTHGISFDEASTAFRDPLSQTIDDPLHSEDEERLVLIGRSMQGRLLVIVHTERGDRIRIISARLATKKERVRYEENEE, from the coding sequence GTGGGGCTACTATTTGAATGGGATCCTAAGAAGGCACGGCTAAACGTCAAAACACATGGCATCTCTTTCGACGAGGCGAGCACGGCATTTCGTGACCCGTTGTCACAGACGATTGACGACCCCTTGCATTCCGAGGACGAGGAACGCCTTGTCCTAATTGGACGATCCATGCAAGGGCGACTCTTGGTTATCGTCCATACGGAGAGAGGCGATCGAATACGTATTATCAGCGCCAGGTTGGCGACAAAAAAAGAGAGGGTTCGGTATGAAGAGAATGAAGAATGA
- the rplQ gene encoding 50S ribosomal protein L17, which yields MRHRKAGIRLSRTTAHREAMVRNMVTSLFMHEKIKTTDAKAKVLRRVAEQMITLAKRGDIHARRQALAVIRDNGIVKKLFEDLRKHFVDRPGGYTRITKIGMRHGDAAPISFIELVTGAAEGEKSRSKKGKGKTAAKKRIASTKATSVKSKGTEKKKTVKKKETTEEKVKAESPE from the coding sequence ATGCGACACAGGAAGGCAGGAATAAGGTTAAGCCGCACTACGGCCCATCGTGAGGCCATGGTACGGAATATGGTTACCTCTTTGTTTATGCATGAAAAGATAAAGACCACCGATGCCAAGGCTAAAGTGCTAAGGCGCGTGGCCGAGCAGATGATTACTCTGGCTAAGCGCGGAGATATTCATGCCAGGAGGCAGGCCCTGGCAGTCATCCGTGATAATGGGATTGTAAAAAAACTCTTTGAAGACCTGCGCAAACATTTTGTTGACCGGCCGGGTGGATATACGCGCATAACAAAGATAGGCATGAGACATGGAGACGCAGCTCCGATATCTTTTATAGAGCTGGTTACAGGCGCTGCTGAGGGAGAGAAGTCCCGAAGTAAAAAGGGTAAAGGAAAGACCGCGGCCAAGAAACGGATCGCTTCCACCAAGGCTACATCTGTAAAATCGAAAGGGACTGAAAAGAAAAAAACTGTAAAGAAGAAGGAGACTACGGAAGAAAAAGTGAAGGCCGAATCTCCTGAATAG
- a CDS encoding DNA-directed RNA polymerase subunit alpha, producing the protein MPKEFTNLSVRNWRELIKPKKVEIATDTHTNAYGKFVCEPLERGFGITLGNALRRVLISSLQGAAIVSIKIDGVSHEFSTIPGVMEDVADIVLNLKNIRFKLHADTPKTVRIEAKKKGVVTAGDIITDGTAEVLTPDLPIATLTGGGALRMEMVVKWGKGYVPAEKNKEEGQAIGVIPIDAIFTPIRKVNYVVTHARVGQITDYDKLNLEVWTDGSVIPEDAVAYAAKILKEQFSAFINFAEEPEVEPREELKEEKTAINENIYRSVDELELSVRSANCLKNADIHLIGDLIQKTEAEMLKTKNFGRKSLNEIKEILTEMGLYLGTKLENWPPPPAEIEKRRGEQG; encoded by the coding sequence ATGCCTAAAGAATTTACCAACTTGTCTGTACGAAACTGGCGGGAGTTGATAAAACCCAAGAAGGTGGAAATCGCGACAGACACTCATACTAATGCCTACGGTAAGTTTGTCTGCGAACCGTTGGAACGCGGTTTTGGCATTACCCTGGGCAATGCCTTACGCCGGGTTTTGATCTCCTCGCTGCAGGGTGCAGCCATAGTTTCCATTAAGATAGACGGTGTTTCTCATGAATTCTCAACCATTCCAGGCGTAATGGAAGATGTCGCGGACATCGTCCTGAACTTGAAAAATATTCGCTTCAAACTCCATGCTGATACGCCTAAGACTGTTCGTATCGAGGCAAAAAAGAAAGGCGTAGTCACGGCAGGTGATATTATCACCGATGGTACGGCAGAGGTCTTAACCCCTGATCTACCGATAGCCACTCTAACCGGCGGTGGCGCTCTGCGCATGGAGATGGTAGTTAAATGGGGGAAGGGTTATGTGCCGGCGGAGAAGAATAAAGAAGAGGGGCAGGCCATCGGGGTCATACCTATAGATGCCATATTTACACCCATAAGAAAGGTCAATTACGTAGTAACTCATGCCAGAGTCGGACAGATCACCGATTATGATAAATTGAACCTGGAAGTCTGGACAGACGGGAGTGTCATCCCCGAGGATGCGGTGGCTTATGCAGCAAAGATATTAAAGGAGCAGTTTTCTGCGTTTATCAATTTTGCGGAAGAGCCGGAAGTTGAGCCGAGGGAGGAGCTTAAAGAGGAGAAGACCGCCATCAACGAAAATATTTACCGTAGCGTAGATGAATTGGAATTATCGGTTCGCTCCGCTAATTGTTTAAAGAATGCGGATATCCACCTGATAGGGGATTTGATACAAAAGACCGAGGCAGAAATGCTCAAGACAAAGAATTTTGGCCGCAAGTCTCTTAACGAGATCAAAGAGATATTGACTGAGATGGGTTTGTACCTGGGAACGAAATTAGAAAATTGGCCCCCTCCGCCCGCTGAGATTGAAAAGAGAAGAGGAGAACAGGGATAA
- the rpsD gene encoding 30S ribosomal protein S4 yields the protein MGKYTGPACRLCRREGSKLFLKGDRCYSDKCAFERRSYVPGQHGQARVKVSNYGLQLREKQKVKRMYGLLERQFRTCFEKADWQKGVTGTNLLVLLERRLDNAVYRLGFASARRQARHLVRHDHFLVNGKKVNIPSYLVKVGDIIEIKEKSRSILVINEAIEAVVRRGVPQWLELDKDNFRGTVKAYPMREDLTMPMQEQLIVELYSK from the coding sequence TTGGGTAAATACACAGGTCCTGCCTGTCGTTTGTGTCGGCGGGAAGGTTCAAAACTTTTTTTGAAAGGTGACCGGTGCTATTCGGATAAATGTGCCTTCGAACGACGTAGTTATGTCCCCGGGCAACATGGGCAGGCCAGGGTAAAGGTTTCCAATTATGGTCTGCAATTACGTGAGAAGCAGAAAGTCAAAAGGATGTATGGACTGTTGGAGAGGCAGTTCCGTACATGCTTTGAGAAGGCCGACTGGCAGAAAGGCGTGACCGGTACGAATCTGCTGGTTTTATTGGAGCGCCGTTTAGATAATGCAGTCTATCGGTTAGGGTTTGCCAGCGCGCGCAGACAGGCCCGACACCTGGTAAGACACGATCATTTTCTGGTTAACGGTAAAAAAGTTAACATCCCTTCTTATCTGGTGAAGGTAGGGGATATTATAGAGATTAAAGAAAAAAGCCGGTCTATTTTGGTCATAAATGAGGCCATTGAAGCCGTAGTAAGGCGGGGCGTTCCTCAATGGCTGGAATTGGACAAAGATAACTTTAGGGGCACGGTTAAGGCCTATCCGATGCGTGAAGACCTGACCATGCCTATGCAAGAACAGCTTATTGTAGAATTATACTCGAAGTAA
- the rpsK gene encoding 30S ribosomal protein S11, which produces MAQVKRSGRKKKEKKDIPEGIAHIQSTFNNTIITITDKIGNVVSWSSAGCQGFKGSRKGTPFAAQTAASDAAKKAMECGMRHIEVYVKGPGAGREAALRALQVAGFNISFIRDVTPIPHNGCRPPKRRRV; this is translated from the coding sequence ATGGCTCAAGTAAAGAGGTCGGGACGAAAGAAGAAGGAAAAAAAGGATATCCCTGAAGGTATCGCTCATATCCAATCAACTTTTAATAATACTATCATCACCATTACGGACAAAATCGGCAATGTGGTGTCGTGGTCCAGCGCCGGTTGCCAGGGGTTTAAGGGCTCGCGCAAGGGGACTCCTTTCGCTGCACAGACGGCGGCCAGTGATGCGGCTAAAAAGGCTATGGAATGCGGGATGCGGCACATCGAGGTCTATGTCAAAGGGCCGGGGGCCGGCCGTGAGGCGGCGTTGCGGGCGCTGCAGGTGGCAGGTTTTAACATCAGCTTTATTCGTGACGTTACCCCCATTCCTCATAATGGATGCCGTCCTCCCAAGAGAAGAAGGGTGTAA
- the rpsM gene encoding 30S ribosomal protein S13: MARISGVDLPGGKRLEIALTYMYGIGRKTAQDILTKAGIDWNKKSDNLTDDDINKIRKIIDADYKVEGDLRRDISMDIKRLMDLGCYRGLRHRKSLPLRGQRTRTNARTRKGPRRSMLSRKKG; this comes from the coding sequence TTGGCTAGGATTTCAGGAGTTGATTTACCGGGCGGGAAGCGACTGGAGATCGCCTTAACCTATATGTACGGCATCGGCCGTAAGACGGCCCAGGATATCCTGACTAAAGCAGGTATTGACTGGAACAAGAAGAGCGATAATTTAACTGACGACGATATTAACAAGATCAGAAAGATTATCGATGCGGATTATAAAGTAGAAGGCGACCTACGCCGTGATATCTCTATGGACATAAAGAGATTGATGGATCTGGGTTGTTACCGTGGATTGCGGCATAGAAAGTCTTTACCGCTTAGAGGGCAACGGACGCGTACGAATGCCCGTACCCGAAAAGGGCCGAGGCGATCTATGCTTAGCCGCAAGAAGGGATAG
- the rpmJ gene encoding 50S ribosomal protein L36 — translation MKVNPSVKKICSKCVIIRRRGVVRVICENPKHKQKQG, via the coding sequence ATGAAGGTTAACCCATCTGTTAAGAAAATCTGTAGTAAGTGCGTAATCATTCGAAGGCGGGGTGTAGTTCGGGTGATTTGTGAGAATCCAAAGCATAAACAAAAACAGGGATAG
- the infA gene encoding translation initiation factor IF-1, whose amino-acid sequence MPKEEAIEVEGKVVETLPNAMFRVELENGHRILAHISGKMRMHFIKILPGDKVRVELSPYDLTRGRIIYRGR is encoded by the coding sequence ATGCCTAAAGAAGAGGCCATTGAAGTAGAAGGGAAGGTTGTGGAAACACTGCCCAATGCTATGTTCCGGGTTGAGCTGGAAAACGGTCACAGGATACTGGCACATATATCAGGAAAAATGAGGATGCATTTTATTAAGATATTGCCGGGAGACAAGGTGAGGGTAGAACTGTCGCCGTATGATTTGACCCGGGGCCGTATTATTTATAGGGGAAGGTAA
- the map gene encoding type I methionyl aminopeptidase, translating into MILKSPWENEKMRISNAIVAEVLEALREKIRPGIATIELDESARQMVCARKADPAFLGYRGYPFSLCVSVNNEVVHGLPAATRILKEGDIVSLDFGAVYDGYYGDAAITVPVGKVSAEAELLIRTTEEALYLGIQEAKVTNRLYDISHAIQKHAESRGFSVVRQFVGHGIGTALHEPPEVPNYGQPGQGIRLQTGMVLAIEPMINAGSYEVTILSDGWTAVTKDGSLSAHFEHCVAITEDGPRILSRLDRLN; encoded by the coding sequence ATAATCTTAAAGTCTCCATGGGAAAATGAAAAAATGAGGATAAGCAACGCTATCGTTGCCGAAGTCCTGGAGGCCTTGCGGGAGAAGATAAGACCTGGAATCGCTACCATAGAATTAGATGAGTCGGCCAGGCAGATGGTGTGTGCCAGGAAAGCAGATCCCGCCTTCCTGGGATATAGAGGTTATCCCTTTAGCCTCTGCGTCTCGGTAAATAATGAAGTAGTTCACGGGCTACCCGCTGCGACACGTATACTTAAAGAAGGAGATATCGTAAGCTTAGACTTTGGCGCGGTTTACGATGGTTATTACGGCGATGCGGCTATAACTGTTCCAGTGGGTAAGGTCTCAGCCGAGGCCGAGTTGCTGATCAGGACTACGGAAGAGGCCCTTTACCTGGGGATACAGGAAGCCAAGGTCACAAACCGGCTGTATGACATTTCCCATGCCATCCAGAAACATGCGGAAAGCAGAGGGTTCTCGGTGGTCAGGCAATTTGTTGGGCATGGCATCGGAACCGCTCTCCATGAGCCGCCGGAAGTGCCTAATTATGGCCAGCCCGGTCAGGGGATAAGGCTTCAAACGGGAATGGTTCTGGCGATTGAACCAATGATTAATGCGGGCAGTTATGAAGTGACTATTTTGAGCGATGGGTGGACGGCAGTGACCAAAGATGGGAGTTTGTCTGCTCATTTTGAGCATTGTGTGGCTATTACTGAAGATGGCCCCCGTATTTTGAGCCGGCTTGATAGATTAAATTAG
- a CDS encoding adenylate kinase, with protein MNIIFLGPPGAGKGTQAKMLIEKYAVPQISTGDMFRAALKDKTPLGMKAKEYMDKGQLVPDKIVIGLVEERLKRDDCKKGYILDGFPRTVAQAEALDKALAGMGSKIDNVVSIEVDNKELVKRLTGRRTCRKCGSMYHAIFKPSLNKDVCDKCGGELYQRDDDTESTVMSRLEVYDAQTKPLINYYQKKGILKSIPGIGSIDDIFNKIVSILGS; from the coding sequence ATGAATATTATATTTTTGGGACCACCGGGGGCCGGCAAAGGAACGCAGGCCAAAATGCTGATTGAGAAATATGCTGTTCCGCAGATATCTACCGGCGATATGTTTCGTGCGGCATTGAAAGACAAGACACCACTGGGTATGAAGGCCAAAGAGTATATGGACAAAGGCCAACTGGTGCCTGATAAGATTGTTATTGGATTGGTAGAGGAAAGATTAAAGCGGGATGATTGTAAAAAAGGATATATCCTGGATGGTTTTCCCCGTACAGTGGCGCAGGCTGAGGCCCTGGACAAGGCTCTGGCCGGGATGGGATCCAAGATTGACAATGTTGTTAGTATAGAGGTAGATAACAAGGAACTTGTAAAGAGACTGACCGGGCGACGCACCTGTCGCAAGTGCGGATCTATGTATCACGCTATTTTTAAACCTTCGCTTAACAAAGACGTGTGTGATAAGTGCGGGGGCGAACTCTATCAGCGGGACGATGATACCGAGAGCACGGTAATGTCCAGGCTGGAGGTCTATGACGCCCAGACAAAGCCCCTTATTAATTATTACCAGAAAAAGGGCATATTAAAATCTATTCCAGGGATAGGCAGTATCGACGATATCTTTAATAAGATAGTGAGCATATTGGGCAGTTGA